CTCAATGGGTAAATTTTGCCGTTGGACCCAGGTGAATGTCATCCACATGCAACTATCATATTATAGAGCAGTAATTTCTAATCAGACCATTCTTCTCTTTTACTATATAAATGTAATACTTAATAAGATAAGAAACAGAAAACTCTCTGATAACGTCAAACAAAATAGTTTAGTTGTTGGCTGGCTTCACTATCATCTCTGAAGGATGGTTTATACTTTATAGCTTGGCTTGCCCCAAAGTCATATCTTACAAAGTCTAACTGCAACAGATTTAACCATTTTGTAATATGGGGAAGAAAAACTGACCTGTAAAGGAATGGTTGCTCAATcctgcagaaaaaaaaaaaaaaaaaacccagacaCAGAGACACCATCATTAATAAAGCATAAGCATGCACTATAACTATCAATTCAgcttagaaacaaaaaataaatttcacaatTAACACCTCACTCCAACACAAAACATTTACACAAGTAAACAAAGAGCATACTAGGACTAAATAGGCCAAACCTTCTGGCACGACACAATTATTCCTAATGTCTAATATGCTTAACTTCTTTCCTGTAAATACCTGGAAAGTCTCCACATGACGACCACCTtaatccaaaagcttaaacccggttatattatattatatcaacCGCTTAATTTATGACCACCAAATTAACACTCACACTTATATGGTTGCAAGTCTTATAACTACCATTTAGACCACtactttctttttataataaCGAGGAGAAACTCCATACGTACAATTAACCACAAGATTATACTGTGCTTACGCACGAATAAACCCCGAATACTTGAGTTGTCTCACACCCAAACACTAAATCAGTCAAGATTCGAACCTCAACCAAGTAAGAATTAACTCAGGGGACTTCGACCATGGACTTGATCAATCATAATCACACTTCTAACATGGTTATCCTTCTAAGTTCTAAGCCCCTCACACTCTCACGTAGGccaaagttttctttcaaattgggCTGAAAAAACTTCCTCCGACTCATTATATTAAACTACATTTGTTCTTAGTTACGTAATTATTACATAGATTTTTACGTGTtgtattaaaaatgcatataagaATTATGAGACCTgctacctctccaactcctgTTCAACTCTCATTCAACCTTTCATACATATCCAATtactgattttaaaaaaaaaaataaaaaattgttggagcTAGAATGGAGTTGAAGAATTCTTTCAACCCAGTTTGGACAGTCCAACCAAATTTACAATCTAAACATCAAACAATTCTACTAAAATggtattattatatatataaaaaaaaaaattagattaaactcacacatacagataatttttttaatcctaATAATGGCAAGTGACATGTGGATCAAAGTTAGttataatttagaaaaaaataaaagtaaaaaaagaaataaaagaagttaCCGTCGGGGAGGGAAAGAAGGGGCTGAGAAGAGCAATCGCAGAGGCAAGGAGTACAACGATGATAGGAAGAGGAGGACACGTGGCGGCGGGCGGCGGTGAGGGCCTCGGAGAGATGGTAGTACAAGGGCCGGCCCACAATGTAGCCCGCTAAGCACAGGCCCATCAGGACCATCCCCACCTTCAATGCTCTTTGCTGCGTACGGCACctacccatctctctctctctctctctctctctctccctaggAAGTGAACTGCCTGAAGAAGAAAAGGTGGAAGAGGATGATCAAGGTTCTACGACGCCGTATTGTTTGTTAGAGAAATGTGTATTTGTGTACAGCAGAAAACCTGCTAACTTATTAAAGAGGCTTTGACACCTGGAACTGAAATATAAATAcgtatatattttaattattatttttaaaatcaaatagtTGGAATATTActgttaacatttttttttttttttaatctctttctttctcttttttttttttaaatttttttaaatttttttaaattttttatttttttttatcatattttaaaagtgataatgATGTTGCTGGAAAATCTAAATGATTTATGTTTGTTCGTTTCGACATAaagcattttatatatataaaaaaaaaaaggaatattttttgttctttaagtacttttgtaaaatttgatctagtgtaaaatatttttagtcgagggttaaaaaaaacactcttattaatataaaacaagagTAACCATTTCAAATGAGataagagtttcttcttccttagaactttattcattttctatttttttaaacaaatttattaacttaagTACCCGAAGCTCTCTCGTCAGCTGGCGCCACTCCGGTTCTGCATCGTCCAGTCCGATCGTCCAAAAATCTACTTttacaatatcaacaaattatGTCAACTATATTATGCCATCCTTCGACATAAATCTCAAAAAGGTACATAAATTCTTAAATTCGTCTCAAATTGACAAGAAAGcaaaatgtaatataaatttaattgaaGATTTATTGAGGCTAGGTTATTCCTGTTGTTTTAATAAAAGGAAATTTTATCTACTCACCTTTTAAGTCGACCGTTGTCAATTTTGAGTCGGGGagataagaaaagaatttaatcactatttttgaatttggatttaattgtactttttcaatattGAGGGCCAAATTAAACTTACATAGTGTACTTTTTAGGGAGCAAAACAGGTATTTGCCAAATTATTTTGATGCATTAAATACTATTTGGATGTAGAGCATTCACATCCTGTtcaacaaattttaattaaattttagttaaagaatcatttttttctttttcttaaaacacTTACGTCACACTTTTTATTATAGCTATTCACTTCACTATTCtatgtaaaatattatttctttatcaaCTTTCATTATTcccataaataataaaagaaaaaaaagaaaaaaaaaaaggcccaatgCATCAGTAGAATTTATCACAATAAAGCAATAGTAAAATGCAAATTTCTAACAAATTACAAATGAGAGCTTATAGAGAGCAACCCAGTTCTGTCATTGATTTACTTGCTAGAAAAAGAAGGTTCCCTCACTTACCCCTCACCCAAAACCACATAGTTTCTTCAGAGTAACATACCCAAAAGAGGCTTCCACATAGTTTTTTCCATGAACGAAATGCTTGAGCATCTTAGCTTGACTTTCTTTTGTGCAGAACTGTCATCTATAATGAACATCGTAATGGACTAAACTAATGGTCCCATGTAGTTCCAACTACAACATTCCTATAAGCTCCAAAAGTCAAATCCTTGTTCTACTTGAGTGCATCAACTTCTTAAGCATGTTTCAGTAAAAATCAGAATTCTAAATCTCATATCCCTCGAAGCAACAGGCATCCCAAAACATTGGCTGATGGGATTTTTGTTTAAGAAGCTTTAGTCCTCACTTACCCACATTTTCAGGAGATATCGAGTATTTCGGTGGTCTTATCGTTAATATCCATTTTCCTCATTTCCCAGTTCACAGCTTTCAAAATTGTCACTATATCTTCAGATTGAGGATGTGAATTGTGATCTGAAAAAAATGTGGTAATGGTCCCATGCATTTCAATAAAACTCCATCCAGGGAGTTTCTTCAAGCCGAGAGACCTCATTTGGGTCCACACCTCACCCACGTCATCCCATTGATTCATTGAAGCATAGCTGTGTGCCAGTTGCACATAGTTACCAGCATTTGCAGGCCTCAACATGATAATATCTCTGGCAATTATGTCACCAAGTTCATCATTACCATTGGCCCGGCAAGCATCGAGGAGTATGCCCAGAACATCCACTGAGGGTTCTGGAAACATCCTCTTGTAAAAGTTAAATGCCTCCTCTACCCTTCCAGCACGACTGAGGAGATCAACAATGCAACCACGGTGTTCAAGGTTTGGCGCAATACCAAAATCCTGTGTCATAGACTGGAAGATGCTCATGCCCTCGTGGACAAGCCCATTATGACTGCAAGCGGACAGTATGGAGAGGAAAATGACATGGTTTGGTTCAATTCCAGTGCGCAGAAACTCTGAATACATCCTCAAAGCAGTCTCCCCTTTGCCATGACTACCATATCCTGCAATTATTGTGCTCCATGAGACCAGATCTTGCTCTGCCATTCCATCAAAACACTTCTGGGCAGTATCTGAGTAACCACATTTAGAGTACATGTCAACCAAAGCTGTGTCGACCAAGATGCACGGTCTAAGGCAACTCCTAATTACAAAGTTGTGGATCCACTTTCCCTGATGGAGTGCCCCAGTGGAAGCACAAGCTTGGAGAAGGGAGACAACGGTTATTGAATCGGGTCTTTGAAGGTTTATCCTCATTTGATTGAAGAGGAACAAGGCTTTACATATATGGCCATTTTGAGCATACCCAGCAACTATTGCATTCCAAGAAACCAAGTCTCTTTTAGCCATCCTATTAAAAACAGCACAACTATGATCCAAATGACCGCATTTAGCGTACATAGTAACAAGAGAATTTTGAGCAGGGACGTCTAATGTCATTCCTTGCCTTAATATGTAACCATGAATTGAGGTCCCCAGATCAAAAGAACCCAGTTGTGCACAAGCTGCAAGAGCACTAGCTATTGTAGCAGTAGATGGCTCCACTCTTGATTTTAACATTTGACAGAAAACAATTAGTGCCTCATCCGCACAATCATTTTGCACAAGCCCTGAGATCATCGCTGTCCACAGGACAACATCCTTATCTGAGGTCTGTTCAAATATACTAAATGCAATGTCAATATTCCCACATTTTAAATACATGACTATAAGTGATGTTTCAATATGTGCATCCAAGTAAAATCCAGTTCTCAAAATCTTCCCATGAACTAACTTTCCCAATTCAAGATTGCTCTGTGCTGCGGTCACAGACAGCAGAGATCCAAATGTCAGCTGGTCAAGCTCCATACCTTCAATTCTCATTCTATCTAAAATCTGCAAAACTTCTCTAATATTGCCAGTCTGGGTATAGCCCGATATCAAAGAATTCCATGAAACTATGTCCCTGCGAttcataaatttgaaaaattcctTAGCATCCTCAATGCTTCCACATTTACCATACACGTTTAATATAGAATTTGCTAAAGCTATATCAGACTCAAAACCATACAAAATTGTACAACCATGCAGACACTGCACATGGGCAAGCTCAGGAGCTCCAGAGAGCATGCACAACAATGTAACTGAACTGGGCTCAATTCCTTGGCGCCGCATCTCATTATACATAGAGAACGCCATATAAGCATCACCCGTGCGCGAATAATATCCAATGATCGCAGTCCAAGGAACAACATTTCTCTCAGGCATTATGTCAAAAACTTTGTGAGCATTGCTTGTGAGCCCGAATTTGGCATATAAATTGATCAAAGAAGACGCAATGTAAGGGTCAGAAGAGTACCCATTAACAATGACACGTTGATGGAATGAGAGGCCATGCGAGAACAGGTGCAGAGAGGTGCAGGCTTTGAGCAGACTAGGGAAGGTAAAGGCGTCTGGAGGGGTGTTGGTATTGAGCATACAGGAGTAGGTGAGGAGCACTTCATGGTGGGCGCCTTGCGATGAGAGACGGTTGATGATAGCGTTGAATGACTTGGTGGTGGTAGGGTGTGGtggtggcggcggcggcggcggttTAAAGGGGTTGAAGAGAGAAGTTTTTAGCTTGTTCATAACTCATGTTAGAAGGCCGCATGACATGAAAGAAAGTTGGCTTGAAATTACCGAAAGCATGGGGCAGCGGAAAGACACCTGAAGAGGAAACAGTATCACAAAGTATTTGGATTATATGGTGGCTTTCCTCACATGCCCAACGTATTGCTGGCTCAGCTTTTGTCCCTCGGAATGCATTTCTCGAAACAATTCAAAAGCTTCCATTTCGCAACCATATCGACAATACCCTGAAACAAGAGAAGACCAAGCAATAGAACTTGTGTTCGGAGTCGCATCGAAAAGTTTTCTAGCTTCAGCTAGCATTCGTGAATTAGCATAAGCAGCAATCATCGTGTTCCAACTAAACTCGTCCCCATCAGACATTTTGTCAAACATTTTTTACAGGCTTCCCCGATTTGGACAATTCATTAAGAGGTCGAGTCGGCTCCAATCAAACCTAGGATTCACAATGCCATGAAACGAAATGAGCTGAAACTATGTGATTGAATTGATGGCATGATCTGATAGTCCCCGGAGGTAGGGCCTGTAATTTTTAACATAGCCTGCGTATCCGGTACGGACACTGTGGTCGGATGGAAAAATTTAACCGGTTTAATTAAATTTGtcatattataattaatctatataattttatactcattGTTCAATACGATCCGAACCTAGCATACAACtatcaatttttatataatctgtgaaccaaatataaaattaatgggTTAAAATTGATGGGtctaatctatttaattaaatgagttaaatAACTCGAATTCAACACACAACATTTAaaactgacaattttttattcaacCCGTGAGCCAACACAAACACAATCTAGGTTTATTGAACTTGCAGACCGGATAATATAATAATGAATGAAACTCAGACTGAAAGTAAGTGGAGGTCCGAACAGATTTATGTGAGAGTTGtatataagagtaatgattcaccaccacttaaagatacaacttttcaccaccttgcctatgtagCAAGGTGGTCCTCCACTACATTTtcagggaccaccttgccaatatgtgacaaggtggtaaaaaataGTATCTTTTAGATAGTGGTGAATCATTATTCTGTATATAAAGGCGTAAAAGGAATGAAACGCCACAAAGAGCCAGAATGGTTGGTATCATCTCCCTTCTCTGTTTTTGGAGGTTCTGATCATATTAGAATCAAAACTTTAAGCTCAACCATCTTATCTTGGCAccgctctttttttcttttcccttgtattttctattttcaaaacaaaaacattagcaaacaattcaacaattacttacactttttcaaacaaaaacaaaatactccCTCAAAAAAGCATTAACAGAGGAAGTGCTgacaatatttttcaatggCAAATACTGATGGAAGAACTAAACCCACTTCTTTGTGTTACAGTTGAATTCCCGGACAGCATACAGAGATTTCACAGTTTCAAAGATCACTGTAAATGTAACAGTTCTTATCAGCCACGCcaatttggaatatttattcAAGTTTAATTGATCTAGTCAAGTAACAAAGCAAACAGGTCGAATAACAAATCCAACCAGCATAAGATTACAAGAATAAGCCCATAATTCTATGGCTTAAGAGCCATAATTCCTGCAACTTTTCAAGTTTGAACTTCCTTTTTTGGATATTCCCTTGCTCCAAATATTGTAGATCCGATTCTCACATTCGTGCTGCTCATTTCAATCTGCAAAACCGCCAAGTTTTCTAGTTATAAGTAAAATCTCTCAACTAAATCTTTGCCCCTGATATTACAGtgtacatataaaaaaaaggaCACACCACAAGGCAACTCTTGCATAATGGTGCAAGTTCAAGTTAAAATTCTCATTTCTACTCTTGAGTGTTTTAAAAACCGTTTTGACTTtcagaaaaatgataaatacgGCAGCAGGGAAACATGGTAGCACTACTGTAGTTGTTTAAAGTAAATGATTTCTTAGTCCTACTCTGTATACAGCTCAATTACATGATATTTtgaaatcctaaccctaaagaAGAAAATAACAGAACATTTATATTGAAAATTATAGTCTGAAGAAGAGCAGCAGAAGATTAGTCTTTACAGCTTGCTCAAAGTCTGCAGACATGCCCATTGACAGCTCGCATCGCTCTTCTGGAATTCCAAGTGCTTTGCAAACCTCAGCTTTGCAGTTTGATAATCTCTGATGACAACAGACAGGTTCAAGAGAACTATAGGAGCACAAGCAAAACGGCTTGATCACACAACTATGTGGGGACTGTCACCTTAAAGTTTTCTGGGGTCGATGAATAATCCAGCATACCAATTGTCATTAGGCCACAGAACTCAAGGTTTGGGCAGCCCAAACTAACATGTTTGGCAAGTTCCACACACCCAGAGGGCTCAACACCAAATTTTGctgtaaaaaaaatgacagttaAATATACCAAACGAATAAATAGGATTCTTTTATAAATGCCTAGGATAATAGCTAACAATTGTTGAAAACAAAACTATTTCACAGGAGCTCAGAATCTAGTGCAGATGTTAACCCATCATGCCCCTATAACGCATCTCCCACCAAAATTAGGCAAGGGTGACTAAGATATTCGGTTTGTATAATTCTTAAGGTACACCACATCCACACAATGGTTAGCCTCTATCACCAAATGGCAAatgctaaaagaaaaatgagacaCGCCTATAGATAGAAAGGTTACTTCAAACTTCACATgaaaaagaaactaaatcaTAACTAATTTTTGATAGACCATCTATGGCACATATTGCTGCGGAGTGGGGTTGGGGGAATGGGAGAAGAACTTAAAACAACCGCTACACGGTGATCAACAACTAAGCATATGAACAAGGAATGACAAACCTAAAATAACACAAATGCTGATTGTTACTatgattttcaaaaacaaaatgttGTACAATATAGCCAACTCAATTGTTCTAGCATGTTATTATACTGTTCAAGCAGCCATAAAGGTCACAGGATTTTTAAACTTGAGTTAGACAAGTcaaatctgttaaaaaaaaaagaaagaaaaagtgaaaattgcAAGTATGTAAAGAAGAGCGAACATAATCAACTTACATGTTTCTCCACTGGTATTTACTTGGACCAAGACCTTCAAAGGCTTTCTCCCAATGCTCCCAACCACACGATTAAGATTATTTGCAATCTGAAAAGCACATATAAGTATGGAAAATCAATACGAAACCGTCAAAGTTTAAGTATgtcaaatttcttttcttttcaattcaCTTTGTGGTTCTTCATCATATTTAAAATGGTAATCTAGTTTATGCTTAAACTGAGTAGCTCAGCAAGCCATTTTTAACTGAGACCTCCTGACACCAAGCACAGAGaccttttaacaaaaaattactaATAGATATCGGCAAAAGCTGTTACCTTTTCATCATCTACACTCTCTACCATTGCAAGGTTTGGTACACCAGCTGCACAATATTAGATGACGTGAGCAATATTAGATGACAATTGATGAATAATTACAGATcgtgatctctctctctctctccagcacTAAAAGATGGATCACTGTGAGATCGAACTTACGTCCTATGATTGGCATACAAAGAAAGCAGCAGTAAAGCATAACCAAGTTCTATGAACATGACTTCTCAAAGACAAAAGTGTCTAAGCTATGTTGAAGAAGATAAAACTTCAAATtggataaataaataacttcaaATTGGATTTCTCTCGATAAGCTCTcatttgttagaaaaataaagTTCACTCACTTCCCCCTCACCCAAAACCACATAGTTTTTTTTCAGATTAAACATACCCAAAAGAGGCTTAACCTTATTGCTCTGCAAATTCCCAATGAAATGCCACTCAATATCGTCTGGAAGCTGCAAAAGCCAAACAAGTACCAAAGTTAATTACATTTTACTTATAAgatgacccccccccccccccccccccccaaaaaaaaaaaaaaaaatccattttacaAGTTTCATCATTTGGGACCTCTACATAAGCAAAAACGACTTCTTTAATCACATACTTACCTTGATCCTCCtactctgtttggttgctgagaaattgTATataagaaaggaagaaaaaaacgaaaatttaataaccccagaaaaagaaaacgaaagagAGAACCTGAGGAGCTTTCTCGATGAGCTCTTGAACGTAGTTTTCTCCGAAACAGCGATGCCCGGCGTCGTAGACTTGGCGGATGAGAGAGACCGGTTTGGTCTTGCTCACGGCCACCACTCGGACCTGGTGGGACGCGCGCCCAGACAGCTCGGTGGCTCGTTGGACTCGCTGCAGGACGGACCGGAGGGCCGCCGCTGCGACGCCGTCTATGGGGGCTGCCGAGGTGGCCATGTCAGAGCCACTCTGCTCCACCACCACGTACTCCTGGCCTTCTTTTTGGTCCAGATTGTTCGCCGAGATCAAGCGGAGGGGGTGTGAAACGTTGCGTTTTGAATTTCTGTGATAGACGATTTGGTGCGTATGGACGACAAGTACTGTAAGCTTAACTAATTGTGCTTACTACGTGGGCTTTCTGTTGAGCCGGCCTTAGCCAAAACCCAACGGCCCAAAGTCTGAAATTAGCTTATGCTAAATTTAAATGAGTTAAATTTTTCAATTATGACACGACTTATTTAAATAAGctatttaaataaatgaatGATACGATTTGATctgtataatttatttaataaaattttagtattagttgactcatttaattttaagaacGGCACTCTTGAAGCCGTCACacaaattctttatttattcttCGTCTCAGATTTGAGATTTCTTTTCTATTAATGTttcgtttgttttggtgtaaaatgatttctatattttacggtgtttggtaggggcgaaaataattgtcaatgaaaaattattttcggtttgatcgtaaaacattttttaatttttagaaaattatttacggttttaaaaaccataaatcatttttcgaaattaaactctttgtccttacacgcacgtttgacatccgattgccggaatccggcagtGGACGGTCGTTAGAATCCAAGTGGCACTAGAATCCGGCAACATCAGGCCACCAGAAATATTGCCGGCGCGGGAATCCGCGACATCCGACCATTGTCGCCGGATGCTGGCGGACCAGATTTCGGCTATGGTCAtaagccggccggatctggtcaaaatggccgggatccggccaaacatactctccggaatccggcaatggcGACCGAACATTGCCGAATTCTGGCGACAGCTGCATTTTcacctttcgtaattttttcttaCGAATCAAACacaggaaaatattttcgagaaaattattatttttgaaaatgatttcgtcgaaaatattttacgacgaaaaccattttacgtcgaaacaaacggagtataagTTTGTTGAAGTGACTTTGTGTCTCGGGCATTTTGGACAATTGACGCAATGAGCGGAATGACTGTAACAAATTTTGTTCTTTATATTTGTTGTTcgaattgctaataatttagGCTCCATAATCATGATTTCATTTTGGATTGTCTATTTTCCAaatgtgattaaaaaaaaaaaaaaaactgaaagagaAAGAACGAACCAAATATTGGAAAAAATTACAATGAGTTAAACATGGGGAAGTGTACATATTGCTGTTCAATTCCACTGACGTCCCTTAACCCACCTATAACTTTCCAATGCAAGGGCTATTAACGCTAAAACTCCAAGAATTACAACGTAAACCCATATCCAATTTTCAGTTGGACTTTGATTATGGATCCCCACAAGTATGTTTGCTATAAT
This DNA window, taken from Alnus glutinosa chromosome 5, dhAlnGlut1.1, whole genome shotgun sequence, encodes the following:
- the LOC133867820 gene encoding pentatricopeptide repeat-containing protein At4g04370 isoform X2, giving the protein MNKLKTSLFNPFKPPPPPPPPHPTTTKSFNAIINRLSSQGAHHEVLLTYSCMLNTNTPPDAFTFPSLLKACTSLHLFSHGLSFHQRVIVNGYSSDPYIASSLINLYAKFGLTSNAHKVFDIMPERNVVPWTAIIGYYSRTGDAYMAFSMYNEMRRQGIEPSSVTLLCMLSGAPELAHVQCLHGCTILDIVSWNSLISGYTQTGNIREVLQILDRMRIEGMELDQLTFGSLLSVTAAQSNLELGKLVHGKILRTGFYLDAHIETSLIVMYLKCGNIDIAFSIFEQTSDKDVVLWTAMISGLVQNDCADEALIVFCQMLKSRVEPSTATIASALAACAQLGSFDLGTSIHGYILRQGMTLDVPAQNSLVTMYAKCGHLDHSCAVFNRMAKRDLVSWNAIVAGYAQNGHICKALFLFNQMRINLQRPDSITVVSLLQACASTGALHQGKWIHNFVIRSCLRPCILVDTALVDMYSKCGYSDTAQKCFDGMAEQDLVSWSTIIAGYGSHGKGETALRMYSEFLRTGIEPNHVIFLSILSACSHNGLVHEGMSIFQSMTQDFGIAPNLEHRGCIVDLLSRAGRVEEAFNFYKRMFPEPSVDVLGILLDACRANGNDELGDIIARDIIMLRPANAGNYVQLAHSYASMNQWDDVGEVWTQMRSLGLKKLPGWSFIEMHGTITTFFSDHNSHPQSEDIVTILKAVNWEMRKMDINDKTTEILDIS
- the LOC133867820 gene encoding pentatricopeptide repeat-containing protein At4g04370 isoform X3 codes for the protein MNKLKTSLFNPFKPPPPPPPPHPTTTKSFNAIINRLSSQGAHHEVLLTYSCMLNTNTPPDAFTFPSLLKACTSLHLFSHGLSFHQRVIVNGDIVSWNSLISGYTQTGNIREVLQILDRMRIEGMELDQLTFGSLLSVTAAQSNLELGKLVHGKILRTGFYLDAHIETSLIVMYLKCGNIDIAFSIFEQTSDKDVVLWTAMISGLVQNDCADEALIVFCQMLKSRVEPSTATIASALAACAQLGSFDLGTSIHGYILRQGMTLDVPAQNSLVTMYAKCGHLDHSCAVFNRMAKRDLVSWNAIVAGYAQNGHICKALFLFNQMRINLQRPDSITVVSLLQACASTGALHQGKWIHNFVIRSCLRPCILVDTALVDMYSKCGYSDTAQKCFDGMAEQDLVSWSTIIAGYGSHGKGETALRMYSEFLRTGIEPNHVIFLSILSACSHNGLVHEGMSIFQSMTQDFGIAPNLEHRGCIVDLLSRAGRVEEAFNFYKRMFPEPSVDVLGILLDACRANGNDELGDIIARDIIMLRPANAGNYVQLAHSYASMNQWDDVGEVWTQMRSLGLKKLPGWSFIEMHGTITTFFSDHNSHPQSEDIVTILKAVNWEMRKMDINDKTTEILDIS
- the LOC133868472 gene encoding uncharacterized protein LOC133868472, which codes for MATSAAPIDGVAAAALRSVLQRVQRATELSGRASHQVRVVAVSKTKPVSLIRQVYDAGHRCFGENYVQELIEKAPQLPDDIEWHFIGNLQSNKVKPLLAGVPNLAMVESVDDEKIANNLNRVVGSIGRKPLKVLVQVNTSGETSKFGVEPSGCVELAKHVSLGCPNLEFCGLMTIGMLDYSSTPENFKRLSNCKAEVCKALGIPEERCELSMGMSADFEQAIEMSSTNVRIGSTIFGAREYPKKEVQT
- the LOC133867820 gene encoding pentatricopeptide repeat-containing protein At4g04370 isoform X1; the protein is MNKLKTSLFNPFKPPPPPPPPHPTTTKSFNAIINRLSSQGAHHEVLLTYSCMLNTNTPPDAFTFPSLLKACTSLHLFSHGLSFHQRVIVNGYSSDPYIASSLINLYAKFGLTSNAHKVFDIMPERNVVPWTAIIGYYSRTGDAYMAFSMYNEMRRQGIEPSSVTLLCMLSGAPELAHVQCLHGCTILYGFESDIALANSILNVYGKCGSIEDAKEFFKFMNRRDIVSWNSLISGYTQTGNIREVLQILDRMRIEGMELDQLTFGSLLSVTAAQSNLELGKLVHGKILRTGFYLDAHIETSLIVMYLKCGNIDIAFSIFEQTSDKDVVLWTAMISGLVQNDCADEALIVFCQMLKSRVEPSTATIASALAACAQLGSFDLGTSIHGYILRQGMTLDVPAQNSLVTMYAKCGHLDHSCAVFNRMAKRDLVSWNAIVAGYAQNGHICKALFLFNQMRINLQRPDSITVVSLLQACASTGALHQGKWIHNFVIRSCLRPCILVDTALVDMYSKCGYSDTAQKCFDGMAEQDLVSWSTIIAGYGSHGKGETALRMYSEFLRTGIEPNHVIFLSILSACSHNGLVHEGMSIFQSMTQDFGIAPNLEHRGCIVDLLSRAGRVEEAFNFYKRMFPEPSVDVLGILLDACRANGNDELGDIIARDIIMLRPANAGNYVQLAHSYASMNQWDDVGEVWTQMRSLGLKKLPGWSFIEMHGTITTFFSDHNSHPQSEDIVTILKAVNWEMRKMDINDKTTEILDIS